ATCGCCGCCGAACAGCGCCGGTCGTTCGATGCCCGTTTTCCAGGGATGGAGCGCCTGCCGATGGAATATAGCTGGGCGGGCGCGCTCTGCCTCTCCAGAAATCATGTGCCGGCATTCGGCGAGGTCGAGGAAGGGCTTTTTTCGGCCTGCTGCGAGAATGGTCTCGGCACCGTCAAGAGCACCTTTGCCGGCATGATGGCCGCCGATCTCGCGACCGGCGCCGGTAGCCCCGAGCTTCAGAAATACAAGAACCAGCCGGAGCCGACCAGGCTGCCGCCCGAGCCCATCGCATGGCTCGGCGTCAACTCGGTCATCCGCTTTCAGGAATTGCGTGCAGGCCGCGAGGGATGATCCCTCGGCCCGCGCAATATGAAGACTGCCGTCCGCAGACTTCGATGAGAATGGGAACGAAAACCAGGAGTAAGAACAATGAAGATTTTGTGGAAGGCGCTTTCCGCCGCTGCCGTGATAGGGATCAGTTTCCTTCCGGCTCACGCGGAAGAAAAGACGATCAATCTGGGCACGATGTCGTGGGAAGACCTGACGCCGATCACCGGCATTACCAAGAAGGTTCTCGAAGACGCCGGTTACACCGTCAAGGTGACCGAGTTCTCCGAATGGGGCATCGCCTATGCCGCTCTCGCCAAGGGCGATATCCAGGCTCTCACCTCGCAGACCGACTACGTCGCCCAGGACTATTGGGATAAGAACAAGAACCGTCTCGAGAAGATTTCACCGGTTTCGCACGGCCTCTATCAGGGCGTCGCCGTTCCGAAATATGTTCCGATCGACTCGCTCGAACAGCTCAATGAAAATGCCGACAAATTCGGCGGCAAGATCATCGGCATCGAACCGGGCGCCGGCCTGATGCGCGATACGGCGAATGCGGTCAAGGATTACGGCCTCAAGCTCCAGCTCGTCGAAGGCAGCACCGCCGCGATGACGGCGGCGCTGAAATCCGCCTACGATCGCAAGGAGTGGATCGCGGTCACGATCTGGGAGCCGTCATGGATGGTCCAGAAGTACGAGGTCAAGTACCTCAAGGACCCGAAGGGCGTATTCCCGCCGCCGCAGAGCTACTACTGGATCGGCCATAAGGGCTTCTCAGAAGAAAACCCACACGCCCGCGAAGTCATGGCCAGCGTCTACGTGCCAATCGCCGACATCACCACCATCAACGGCGAAGTCAAGGACGGCAAGACCATGGACCAGGCTGTGCAGGATTGGATCGGCAGCCATGCCGACCTGATCAAGCGCTGGGAAAACATCAAGAAGAAGTAATCGCATCGTGGCCGTCCGATCCGTCGGGCGGCCACCTTCAAACCTAATGAAGAACCCAGCGCCATTGGCTCAAAGGGGATCGCTATGAAAACCGCCAATATCGATGCCAAGGATGTCCTGATCGACTGCCAATCCCTCTGGAAGGTCTTCGGGGGCAAATCCGCTGCAGCGATGAAATCGATCAAGGAGCGCGGCCTCGGCAAGACAGAGGTCCTCAAGGAATTCAACTGCGTCGTCGGCGTCTCCGACGCGAGCATCGAGGTCCGGCGCGGCGAAATCTTCTGCATCATGGGACTGTCTGGAAGCGGAAAATCGACGCTCATCCGCCTTCTCAACAAGCTGATCACGCCGAGCTCCGGCAAGGTCCTCGTCAAGGGACGTGATCTCGCCTCCCTGTCGCCGGTCGATCTCAGGCAGATGCGGGCCAAGAACATCGGCATGGTGTTTCAGAGCGTCGCTCTCCTGCCGCACAGGACGGTGCTCGAAAATGCGGCCTTCGGCCTCGAAGTCCAGGGAATTGCAAAGGCCGAGCGAAACAAGACCGCCTCCGCCGCCCTCGAGAAGGTCGGCCTTGCCGACTGGCTGAGCCGCTATCCCAACGAGCTTTCCGGCGGCATGCAGCAACGCGTCGGGCTTGCCCGCGCGCTCGCCTCCGACCCCGAGATCATTCTGATGGACGAGCCGTTCAGCGCGCTCGACCCGCTGATCCGGCGCCAGCTCCAGGATGAATTCCGCCAGCTGACCAAAGCTCTCGGCAAGTCCGCCGTCTTCATCACCCATGATCTCGACGAAGCGATCCGCATCGGCGACCGCATCGCGATCATGAAGGACGGCGTCATCATCCAGACCGGCACGGCCGAGGAAATCATCCTCAACCCGGCGGACGCCTACGTCGCCGAATTCGTCGCGGGCATATCCCGTCTTCACCTGATCAAGGCGCATTCGGTTATGCGCAGCCTCGCCGAATTCCAGCAGGGCGCGCCGAACGTCGACGTCGCGTCGCTGGCGCGCACGACGCCGGGCGCCGATATCGACGAGCTCATCTCTTTGACGATGCAGTCGGAGCGCGACGCTATCGCCGTTGTCGACAACGATCAGGTCGTCGGCGTGGTCACGCCGCGCAGCCTGCTGATGGGCGTCAAGGGAACCTCCGCCCACGATCTCACGGCGGCGTGACCCCAACGGGAGGTGATTGACATGGATAGTTCAGCCTTCACCAATGTTTTCGACGAATGGACCGACTCGGCGCTCGAATGGGTGAGCGACAACGGGGACTTCCTCTTCGACTATATCAGACAGGTTCTCGAAGGGCTTTATGACGGGATCCTCTGGCTCCTGCAGCTTCCGCCCTTCTATGTGATTGCTCTGATCGTGGCGCTCATCAGCTGGCGGACGGTCAATCTCTGGTTCGGCCTCTTGAGCGCTATCGCGCTGGCGCTTTGTTTTTCGATGGGGCTCTGGCCGGAGACGATGAGCACCCTGGCGCTGGTTCTGACCGCGACCGCGATCGCCTTGGCGATCGGCATCCCGATCGGGATCGCCGCCGGCTTCTTTACGGCGCTCGATCGCTTCATGGAGCCGGGCCTCGATCTGATCCAGACGCTTCCGCCCTATATCTACCTGCTGCCGGCGATCGCCGTGCTCGGCTACGGACCGGCGACGGCGCTGATTGCGACCGTGATCGTCGCCGTGCCGCCGGCCATCCGCCTGACCTCGCTCGGTATCCGCATGACCCCTAAGGAGTACATCGAACTTGGGGAGGCGCTCGGGATGACGCCGGCAAGGATGTTCTTCAATATCCGTCTTCCCTTTGCGCTGCCGAGTATCATGGCAGGCATAAACCAGAGCCTGATGATGGCCTTCGGCATGGTGGTCATCGCCGGCATCGTCGGTTCCGGCGGGCTCGGAGAGACGATCTACGGCGCGATCAGGACACTCGACATCGCCACCTCAATCAATGGAGCGATCGCCATCGTGGTATTGACCATGGTGATTGACCGGATCACCCAGAGTGCCGCTCGCTTGGGAACAGGGAGGAAAGCATGAATCTTTCGACCTTGCAGTTTTCGCCCGGCGCCTTCCTGGCTCCATCAGTCGATTGGCTCAACACCAATCTTCACCCGCTGTTTGCGGCCATCAGCTATCTTGTGGAAACGGTGCTTTCGGCAATCGAGGCGGCACTGCTCTTCGTGCCGCCCTATGCGCTGATCGCGATCGTCGTCGTCCTGGCATTCTTTGCCGTCAGTCTGCGTGCCGCGATCCTTGCGGGTCTCTGCCTCGGTTTCTGCCTGCTTGTTGGACTGTGGACGGCATCGATGCAGACCCTTGCGCTGGTCAGTGTCGCCGTCATGATCTCGGTGCTCGTCGCCTTTCCGATCGGCGTCCTGTGCTCGCGCCACAAGACGCTGGAGGCGGTGGTCCGACCCATTCTCGACGTGATGCAGACCGTGCCGCCATGGGTCTATCTCATTCCCGCGGTGATGATCTTCAGCCTCGGACGGGTGCCGGCGATTATCGCCACCATCGTCTACGGCATTCCGCCGATGCTGCGTCTGACGACGCTGGCCTTCAACCAGGTGCCGAAGGTGTTCATCGAACTCGGCAGCGCTATCGGCGCGCCGCCGCGCTCGATCCTCTGGAAGATCGAAATCCCCTTGGCCAAGCAGACGCTGCTGGTCGGGCTCAACCAGTGCATTCTTCTGTCGCTGGCAATGATCGTATTGGCCGGCCTTGTCGGCGCAGGCGGGCTCGGCGCCGAGGTGACGCGCGGCCTGACGCGCATGGAGTTGGGACTTGGCCTGAGAGCCGGCCTGGCGATCGTCGCGGTCGCCCTTCTGCTCGACCGGTTGTCCCGCGGCCTGCTCGACCGCGACAGGCTGCCGAAGGCGAGATGAGCAAGGACACGAGGATGAGAAACAGCTTCTTCTGCATCGATGCGCATACCTGCGGCAATCCCGTCCGTCTCGTCGCCGGCGGCGGTCCGCTGCTTCCGCACCTGCCGATGGGCGAGCGCCGGGAGATCTTCGTCCGCGACCACGACTGGCTGCGCAAGGCGCTGATGTTCGAGCCGAGGGGGCATGACATCATGTCGGGTTCGATCATCTACCCGGCCTATCGAGAGGACTGCGATTTCGCCGTTCTTTTCATCGAGGTCAGCGGCTGCCTGCCGATGTGCGGTGCCGGCACGATCGGCACCGTGACCGCTGCGATCGAGGAGGGGCTGGTCAAGCCGCGCGAGCCCGGTAGGGTCGCCATTGAAACGCCGGCCGGCAGGGTGGACGTCACCTATGAGGAGAAGGGCGGATATGTCGATTCCGTTCGTCTCCATAACGTGGCGAGCTATCTCCACGAGGCGGATGTCGAGGTCGATGTGCCCGGTATGGGCCGTCTGCGCGTCGATATCTCCTATGGCGGCAATTACTATGCCGTCATCGAACCGCAAGAAAATTGGAGCGGGCTCGACGGTATGACGGCATCCGATATCGTCGGCTGCAGCCAGAAGCTCAGGGCGGCACTCGCCGATGTCTGCGATCCCGTTCATCCCGACGATGCCAGGATTTCCGGCGTGCATCACGCGATCTGGTGCGATCGCCCTGTGAACGACCACTCCGATGGTCGCTGCGCGGTCTTCTACGGGGAGAAGGCCATCGATCGGTCGCCGGGCGGCACTGGCACCTCCGCGCGCATGGCCCAACTCTATGGGAAGGGGCGGCTGTCGGTCGGGTCGAGTTACCGTCATGAAAGCCTGATCGGCACCATTTTCGAGGGCCGGCTCGAAGCCGAGGCGAGGGTCGGAACCTATCGCGGCATCCTTCCAAGCATCGGCGGCTGGGCCCGCGTCATCGGGCACAACACCATTTTCGTTGACGATCGTGACCCCCTGGCGCACGGTTTTCAGATTCGATAAGCGCGCTCAGAAGCGGCAAGGAGATGACTATGCGACCGGAGCAGCATCGGCAGGCAGACGGCGCCGCGAAACCCGCCGCGCGGCTCAAGGTCGGGTTCGTTCTGGCGCGATCGTTCACACTGTCGGCCTTCGCGCTCTTCATCGACACGCTGCGGCTTGCCAGCGACGAGCAGGATCGGTCCGGAAGGGTCCTTGCAGACTGGCAGGTGATCGGCAGCACGCGGCACCTGATAAACTCGAGTTGCGGCGTCCAGGTCGCTCCGACGTCCGATTTCGTCGATCCATCGAATTTCAATTACATCGTGGTCGTTGGCGGTCTTCTGACGGTGGAGAACCCTGTCGACCAGCAGACCATCACCTTTCTCCGGCAGGCGGATGCCAAGAAGGTCCCGTTGATCGGCGTGTGCACGGGTTCGTTCATTCTTGCGGCGGCAGGCCTGATGAAGCGGCATGAGTCCTGCGTGAGCTGGCTGCATTACAAGGAGTTTCGCGAGCGGTTTCCCGACCTCGGCGTTCGTTCCGACCGGCTCTTCAATCTCGATCGCCAGCGCGGATCATGCGCCGGCGGCAGCAGCGCCGCCGACATGGCCGCCTTACTGGTCAGGAAATATATCAGCCGCGATGCCGAGCGGAATGCGCTTGAAGTGCTGCAGATCGAGAAGGCCCGGACGACCGCGGACATACAGCCCCGGCGTCCGCTGTACGACGACTATGACGACGCCCGCGTCAAGGCGGCGATGATTACGATGGAGCAGTTCGTCGACGGCAGCATGTCGATCCAGAAGCTTGCCGCCATGGTTGGTCTGTCTCGGCGGCAGTTGGAACGAATCTTCATCGACAAGACGGGAATGTCTCCTGCCAAGGCCTATAATCGGGTTCGCATGGAAAGGGCAAAATCGATCCTGGTCCAGTCGAAGGCGCCGCTTATCGAGATCGCGCTTGATGTCGGCTTCGAAAACGCCTCGCAGTTCACGCGAACGTTCAAACGGACCTTCGGGCAGACGCCGTCGCAGCATCGCGCGGCGGCGTCGAGACCGCACTGAACACACGTCAGTTCTCTTCCCAGGGGAAACTGTCCAGCCGCTCCCTTGGCCATGATCAGTCGGTGAGTGACGTCGCCCTCGCTCAGTGTTCAGCGTTCGATGACGAGATCGCTGAGCGGCTTCGAGCAGCAGGGCAGGAAGAAGCCGGCGTCGATTTCCCTCTGGCGAATTCCGCCATTGTGGTTCATGTCGACCTTGCCTGATGTCAGCCTCGACTTGCAGGTGCCGCAGACGCCGTTGGCGCAGGAGGATGGAATCCTGACGCCCGTCTTCTTCGCGCAGGAGAGCACGCTCTGGTCGCCGGTTACCTCGATGCTGCGGGCCTGCTTTGAAAAGGTGACCTGAAAGACCTTGGCGGTGGCCTCCTGAACCGCTGGGATTTCCGGTTCGTCGATGACCGCGGCGTCGAAGCTTTCTTCGAGATAGTGCGAGGCGGGGACGCCGAGCTCGGCAGAAATGCGGCGGGCCGCCTTCATGAACGGGGCGGGGCCGCAGCACATCACCGTCCGCTCGGCGATATCGGGAACCGCAAGTCTGAGATAGTCCGCCGAAATGCGGCCGGTCAGACCAGGCCAGGACGCCTCGCCCACAACAGTTTCCGGGAGGAAGTGAAGCCGAAGGCCCCTCAGCCTGCGGGCGATGCAGGCGAGCTCGTCGCGGAAGATCAGATCCTGCGGCGTGCGCGCGGCGTGCATGAAGACGACGTCGGCGGGTTCGCAGCTGTCGGCGAGTTCCCGCAGAATGGACATGACCGGGGTGATGCCGGAGCCGCCGGAGAGCAGCAGAAGCTTAGGTCCTGACGTCTCGGACCGGACGAAATGGCCGAGCGGGCCGTTCGCCTTGACGGATGCGCCCGGAACCAGCGTGTCGTGAAGCCAGTTGGAGATCTTGCCGCCCGGAACGCGCTTCACCGTGACGGAGAAGGCGTTCGCGCGATGCGGCGAAGAGGAGATGCTGTAGCACCGGCTTTCAGCCTCTCCACTATGCTCGAGGTCGAACAGAAAATACTGTCCGGCCTTGAAGGCGAAGCGCTTTCCGTCAGGAGAGGCGAAGGTGAACGTCTTGACGTCGTGGGTCTCCTGCTGGACGTCGAGGCACACGAGCGCGTCGTCTTCCTCGGCATTCCAAACGTCGTGACG
The Rhizobium leguminosarum DNA segment above includes these coding regions:
- a CDS encoding hybrid-cluster NAD(P)-dependent oxidoreductase codes for the protein MDTRTPQASLGKAARHDVWNAEEDDALVCLDVQQETHDVKTFTFASPDGKRFAFKAGQYFLFDLEHSGEAESRCYSISSSPHRANAFSVTVKRVPGGKISNWLHDTLVPGASVKANGPLGHFVRSETSGPKLLLLSGGSGITPVMSILRELADSCEPADVVFMHAARTPQDLIFRDELACIARRLRGLRLHFLPETVVGEASWPGLTGRISADYLRLAVPDIAERTVMCCGPAPFMKAARRISAELGVPASHYLEESFDAAVIDEPEIPAVQEATAKVFQVTFSKQARSIEVTGDQSVLSCAKKTGVRIPSSCANGVCGTCKSRLTSGKVDMNHNGGIRQREIDAGFFLPCCSKPLSDLVIER
- a CDS encoding ABC transporter permease, giving the protein MNLSTLQFSPGAFLAPSVDWLNTNLHPLFAAISYLVETVLSAIEAALLFVPPYALIAIVVVLAFFAVSLRAAILAGLCLGFCLLVGLWTASMQTLALVSVAVMISVLVAFPIGVLCSRHKTLEAVVRPILDVMQTVPPWVYLIPAVMIFSLGRVPAIIATIVYGIPPMLRLTTLAFNQVPKVFIELGSAIGAPPRSILWKIEIPLAKQTLLVGLNQCILLSLAMIVLAGLVGAGGLGAEVTRGLTRMELGLGLRAGLAIVAVALLLDRLSRGLLDRDRLPKAR
- a CDS encoding glycine betaine ABC transporter substrate-binding protein, whose amino-acid sequence is MKILWKALSAAAVIGISFLPAHAEEKTINLGTMSWEDLTPITGITKKVLEDAGYTVKVTEFSEWGIAYAALAKGDIQALTSQTDYVAQDYWDKNKNRLEKISPVSHGLYQGVAVPKYVPIDSLEQLNENADKFGGKIIGIEPGAGLMRDTANAVKDYGLKLQLVEGSTAAMTAALKSAYDRKEWIAVTIWEPSWMVQKYEVKYLKDPKGVFPPPQSYYWIGHKGFSEENPHAREVMASVYVPIADITTINGEVKDGKTMDQAVQDWIGSHADLIKRWENIKKK
- a CDS encoding ABC transporter permease, whose protein sequence is MDSSAFTNVFDEWTDSALEWVSDNGDFLFDYIRQVLEGLYDGILWLLQLPPFYVIALIVALISWRTVNLWFGLLSAIALALCFSMGLWPETMSTLALVLTATAIALAIGIPIGIAAGFFTALDRFMEPGLDLIQTLPPYIYLLPAIAVLGYGPATALIATVIVAVPPAIRLTSLGIRMTPKEYIELGEALGMTPARMFFNIRLPFALPSIMAGINQSLMMAFGMVVIAGIVGSGGLGETIYGAIRTLDIATSINGAIAIVVLTMVIDRITQSAARLGTGRKA
- a CDS encoding GlxA family transcriptional regulator — translated: MRPEQHRQADGAAKPAARLKVGFVLARSFTLSAFALFIDTLRLASDEQDRSGRVLADWQVIGSTRHLINSSCGVQVAPTSDFVDPSNFNYIVVVGGLLTVENPVDQQTITFLRQADAKKVPLIGVCTGSFILAAAGLMKRHESCVSWLHYKEFRERFPDLGVRSDRLFNLDRQRGSCAGGSSAADMAALLVRKYISRDAERNALEVLQIEKARTTADIQPRRPLYDDYDDARVKAAMITMEQFVDGSMSIQKLAAMVGLSRRQLERIFIDKTGMSPAKAYNRVRMERAKSILVQSKAPLIEIALDVGFENASQFTRTFKRTFGQTPSQHRAAASRPH
- a CDS encoding quaternary amine ABC transporter ATP-binding protein, producing the protein MKTANIDAKDVLIDCQSLWKVFGGKSAAAMKSIKERGLGKTEVLKEFNCVVGVSDASIEVRRGEIFCIMGLSGSGKSTLIRLLNKLITPSSGKVLVKGRDLASLSPVDLRQMRAKNIGMVFQSVALLPHRTVLENAAFGLEVQGIAKAERNKTASAALEKVGLADWLSRYPNELSGGMQQRVGLARALASDPEIILMDEPFSALDPLIRRQLQDEFRQLTKALGKSAVFITHDLDEAIRIGDRIAIMKDGVIIQTGTAEEIILNPADAYVAEFVAGISRLHLIKAHSVMRSLAEFQQGAPNVDVASLARTTPGADIDELISLTMQSERDAIAVVDNDQVVGVVTPRSLLMGVKGTSAHDLTAA
- a CDS encoding 4-hydroxyproline epimerase, producing the protein MRNSFFCIDAHTCGNPVRLVAGGGPLLPHLPMGERREIFVRDHDWLRKALMFEPRGHDIMSGSIIYPAYREDCDFAVLFIEVSGCLPMCGAGTIGTVTAAIEEGLVKPREPGRVAIETPAGRVDVTYEEKGGYVDSVRLHNVASYLHEADVEVDVPGMGRLRVDISYGGNYYAVIEPQENWSGLDGMTASDIVGCSQKLRAALADVCDPVHPDDARISGVHHAIWCDRPVNDHSDGRCAVFYGEKAIDRSPGGTGTSARMAQLYGKGRLSVGSSYRHESLIGTIFEGRLEAEARVGTYRGILPSIGGWARVIGHNTIFVDDRDPLAHGFQIR